In the Micromonospora narathiwatensis genome, one interval contains:
- the hutH gene encoding histidine ammonia-lyase: MTVTIQPTGISPADVLAVARGAAKVVLDPAAVEAMAASRSIVDGIEAAGRPVYGVSTGFGALANTFVAPERRAELQHALIRSHAAGVGAPMPREVVRAMMLLRVRSLALGRSGVRPLVAEALVDLLNHEVTPWVPEHGSLGASGDLAPLAHCALVLLGEGWVLGPAGERIPGGEALRRVGLAPIELAAKEGLALINGTDGMLGMLLLAIHDAGHLFAMADVTAALAIEAMLGSERPFLPELHAIRPHPGQETSAANIHKLLQDSAVMDSHRHDLAHAVQDAYSMRCAPQVAGAARDTLDFVATVAGRELRSVVDNPVVLPDGRVESTGNFHGAPLGFAADYLAIAAAEVGAIAERRVDRLLDVTRSRDLPAFLSPDAGVNSGLMIAQYTAAGIVAENRRLAAPASVDSLPTSGMQEDHVSMGWAAAKKLRTVLDNLASLLAVELLAAVRGLQLRAPLTPSPAGRAALAALADVVGGPGPDVFLAPLMEAAREVLRGPELRAAIEREVGPLG, from the coding sequence ATGACCGTGACCATCCAGCCCACCGGGATCTCCCCCGCCGACGTGCTCGCCGTCGCCCGCGGCGCCGCCAAGGTCGTCCTCGACCCGGCCGCCGTGGAGGCGATGGCGGCCAGCCGGTCCATCGTGGACGGCATCGAGGCGGCCGGGCGGCCCGTCTACGGCGTCTCCACCGGCTTCGGGGCCCTCGCGAACACCTTCGTGGCGCCCGAGCGGCGGGCCGAGCTGCAACACGCGCTGATCCGCTCGCACGCCGCCGGGGTGGGCGCGCCGATGCCCCGCGAGGTGGTCCGCGCGATGATGCTGCTGCGGGTACGCTCGCTCGCCCTGGGCCGCTCCGGGGTCCGGCCGCTGGTCGCCGAGGCGCTGGTGGACCTGCTCAACCACGAGGTCACCCCGTGGGTGCCGGAGCACGGCTCACTCGGCGCCTCCGGCGACCTGGCCCCGCTGGCGCACTGCGCGCTGGTGCTGCTCGGCGAGGGCTGGGTGCTCGGCCCGGCCGGGGAGCGGATCCCCGGCGGCGAGGCGCTGCGCCGGGTCGGCCTGGCGCCGATCGAGCTGGCCGCCAAGGAGGGGCTGGCCCTGATCAACGGCACCGACGGGATGCTCGGCATGCTGCTGCTGGCCATCCACGACGCCGGGCACCTCTTCGCCATGGCCGACGTGACCGCCGCGCTGGCGATCGAGGCGATGCTCGGCTCGGAACGGCCGTTCCTGCCCGAACTGCACGCCATCCGGCCGCACCCCGGCCAGGAGACCTCGGCGGCCAACATCCACAAGCTGTTGCAGGACTCGGCGGTGATGGACTCGCACCGCCACGACCTGGCGCACGCGGTGCAGGACGCCTACTCGATGCGCTGCGCCCCGCAGGTGGCCGGCGCGGCCCGGGACACCCTCGACTTCGTCGCGACCGTGGCCGGGCGGGAGCTGCGGTCCGTGGTGGACAACCCGGTGGTGCTGCCGGACGGGCGGGTCGAGTCGACCGGCAACTTCCACGGCGCGCCACTCGGCTTCGCCGCCGACTACCTGGCCATCGCCGCCGCCGAGGTGGGCGCCATCGCCGAGCGCCGGGTGGACCGGCTGCTCGACGTCACCCGTTCCCGGGACCTGCCCGCGTTCCTCTCCCCCGACGCCGGGGTCAACTCCGGGCTGATGATCGCCCAGTACACGGCGGCCGGGATCGTCGCGGAGAACCGGCGGCTCGCCGCGCCCGCGTCGGTGGACTCGCTGCCCACCAGTGGCATGCAGGAGGACCACGTCTCGATGGGCTGGGCGGCGGCCAAGAAGCTGCGTACCGTGCTGGACAACCTGGCCAGCCTGCTCGCGGTGGAGCTGCTGGCCGCCGTACGCGGGCTTCAGCTCCGGGCGCCGCTGACCCCGTCGCCGGCCGGCCGGGCCGCGCTGGCCGCCCTCGCGGACGTGGTGGGCGGGCCCGGACCGGACGTGTTCCTCGCCCCGCTGATGGAGGCCGCCCGGGAGGTGCTGCGCGGGCCCGAGCTGCGCGCGGCGATCGAACGGGAGGTCGGCCCGCTCGGCTGA
- the hutI gene encoding imidazolonepropionase: MTGFPMRPDGPVRRAVRHSGSLLVDNIGELVTNSPGGAGGPLGLRRDVALLVEDGLVGWIGPARDAPAADRRIDAAGAAVLPGFVDSHAHLVFAGDRAAEFAARMAGEPYTGGGIRTTVGATRAASDDELRATVQRLHTEAMRQGTTTIEIKSGYGLTVADEARSLRIAAEFTDDTTFLGAHVVPAEYADRPDDYVGMVCGPMLAAAAPYARWIDVFCERGAFDVDHARAILACGQAVGLGVRVHANQLGPGPGVQLGVELGAASVDHCTHLTDADIDALAESSTVATLLPGAEFSTRSPYPDARRLLDAGVTVALATDCNPGSSYTSSMPFCIALAVREMRMTPAEAVWAATAGGAAALRRDDVGRLRPGARADLMILDAPSHLHLAYRPGVPLIRQVLHNGVPQ; the protein is encoded by the coding sequence CGGGCCGCTGGGTCTGCGCCGCGACGTCGCCCTGCTGGTCGAGGACGGGCTGGTGGGCTGGATCGGGCCGGCCCGGGACGCCCCGGCCGCCGACCGGCGGATCGACGCCGCGGGGGCCGCCGTGCTGCCCGGCTTCGTGGACAGCCACGCCCACCTGGTATTCGCCGGGGACCGGGCCGCCGAGTTCGCCGCCCGGATGGCCGGCGAGCCGTACACCGGGGGCGGCATCCGCACCACCGTCGGCGCCACCCGCGCCGCCTCGGACGACGAGCTGCGGGCCACCGTGCAGCGGCTGCACACCGAGGCGATGCGGCAGGGCACCACCACCATCGAGATCAAGAGCGGGTACGGCCTCACGGTCGCCGACGAGGCCCGCTCGCTGCGGATCGCCGCCGAGTTCACCGACGACACCACGTTCCTCGGGGCGCACGTCGTGCCCGCCGAGTACGCCGACCGCCCCGACGACTACGTCGGCATGGTGTGCGGGCCGATGCTGGCCGCCGCCGCGCCGTACGCCCGGTGGATCGACGTGTTCTGCGAGCGGGGCGCGTTCGACGTGGACCACGCCCGGGCGATCCTCGCCTGCGGGCAGGCGGTCGGGCTGGGCGTGCGGGTGCACGCCAACCAGCTCGGTCCCGGGCCGGGCGTGCAGCTCGGGGTGGAACTGGGCGCGGCCAGCGTGGACCACTGCACCCACCTGACCGACGCCGACATCGACGCGCTCGCGGAGAGCAGCACCGTCGCCACCCTGCTGCCCGGGGCGGAGTTCTCCACCCGGTCGCCGTACCCGGACGCCCGGCGGCTGCTCGACGCGGGCGTGACCGTGGCGCTGGCAACCGACTGCAACCCCGGGTCGTCGTACACGTCGTCGATGCCGTTCTGCATCGCGCTCGCCGTACGCGAGATGCGGATGACCCCGGCGGAGGCGGTGTGGGCCGCGACCGCCGGTGGGGCGGCGGCACTACGCCGCGACGACGTCGGGCGGCTGCGGCCCGGCGCCCGGGCCGACCTCATGATCCTCGACGCCCCCTCCCACCTGCACCTGGCCTACCGGCCCGGTGTCCCCTTGATCCGCCAGGTTCTGCACAACGGAGTGCCGCAATGA